One Spinacia oleracea cultivar Varoflay chromosome 4, BTI_SOV_V1, whole genome shotgun sequence DNA segment encodes these proteins:
- the LOC130472392 gene encoding uncharacterized protein, whose protein sequence is MAASLGGRSTLIRTICRKPPSIPTSPRFSISPLSPPPIFLRRTPISPSPSPSSFRLRRELCSLLPAYSAIASACLVSRLPDGLDSSAEWYTRSKKLTTATGTGTGKCVQVDLPTMSVPSRSRVVNWVLPCASKGAALSFYTSSCIKVSFYIAFWCYCLP, encoded by the exons ATGGCAGCATCACTCGGCGGAAGATCGACACTAATCCGCACCATTTGTAGAAAACCACCGTCAATCCCAACTTCACCGCGATTCTCCATTTCACCACTGTCTCCTCCTCCCATCTTCCTCCGTCGTACTCCAATTTCCCCTTCCCCCTCACCCTCTTCATTCAG GTTGCGGCGAGAGTTGTGCTCTCTGCTTCCGGCTTATAGTGCTATTGCGTCGGCTTGTCTTGTCTCCCGGCTTCCTGATGGACTTGATTCCTCCGCTGAAT GGTACACTCGTTCCAAAAAATTGACAACCGCAACCGGAACCGGAACCGGAAAATGTGTTCAG GTAGATTTGCCAACTATGTCAGTCCCATCTAGAAGCAGGGTAGTCAACTGGGTGCTCCCTTGTGCAAGTAAAGGAGCTGCTCTTTCTTTCTACACTTCTAGTTGTATTAAGGTATCTTTTTATATTGCTTTTTGGTGTTATTGTTTACCATGA